The proteins below come from a single Miscanthus floridulus cultivar M001 chromosome 1, ASM1932011v1, whole genome shotgun sequence genomic window:
- the LOC136499301 gene encoding BTB/POZ domain-containing protein At1g03010-like isoform X2 yields MGVATVTELKQSISGKRTFRPSLINRHSNEWPPIDVSSDLTVEVGTSSFALHKFPLVSRSGKIRRLVAEAKDAKPARLSLHGTPGGAPAFELAAKFCYGVHVDMTVANVAMLHCAAHYLQITDDFSDKSLELRAESFLRDAVLPSIASSVAVLRSCEALLPAAEDVGLVPRLIAAIASNVCKEQLTSGLSKLDQCAAQLKPAAAFADLDSPGDWWGKSVATLVLDFFQRLLSAVKAKGLKQETVTRILINYAQNSLHGLMARDVHRCGGGGAAEADAVKKQRAVVEAIVGLLPAQSKKSPVPMAFLSGLLKTAMSVSASSICRADLEKRIGMQLDQAILEDILIAAGSGAATPAGHGQQHALYDTDVVARIFSVFLNLDDDHNEEDAGFDYDSPRSPKQSLLVKAAKLLDSYLAEVALDSNILLSKFISLAELLPNHARVVTDGLYRAVDIFLKVHPNIKEAERYRLCKAIDCQRLTPDACSHAAQNERLPVQMAVQVLYFEQLRLRSAIQYGGGSMGGHDAALFFGCAEAATSVQGSVNMRSGSGVGSGAMSPRDNYASVRRENRELKLEVARMRMRLTDLEKDHVSMKQELVRVGPANRLLRGFARSLSRLFRMRPAAEPGLQQLGAKATADAKVLFQRRRRHSIS; encoded by the exons ATGGGCGTGGCGACGGTGACAGAGCTGAAGCAGAGCATCTCCGGGAAGAGGACATTCCGGCCGAGCCTCATCAACCGCCACTCCAATGAGTG GCCTCCGATTGACGTCTCCAGCGACCTCACCGTCGAGGTCGGCACCTCCAGCTTCGCGCTCCACAAG TTCCCGCTGGTGTCCCGGAGCGGCAAGATCCGGCGGCTCGTCGCGGAGGCCAAGGACGCGAAGCCGGCGCGGCTCAGCCTGCACGGCACCCCGGGGGGCGCGCCGGCGTTCGAGCTCGCCGCCAAGTTCTGCTACGGCGTCCACGTGGACATGACGGTCGCCAACGTCGCCATGCTGCACTGCGCCGCGCACTACCTGCAGATCACCGACGACTTCTCCGACAAGAGCCTGGAGCTCCGCGCCGAGTCCTTCCTCCGCGACGCCGTGCTCCCCAGCATCGCCAGCTCCGTTGCCGTGCTCCGCAGCTGCGAGGCGCTGCTCCCGGCCGCCGAGGACGTCGGCCTCGTGCCCCGCCTCATCGCCGCCATCGCCAGCAACGTGTGCAAGGAGCAGCTCACGTCGGGGCTGTCCAAGCTGGACCAGTGCGCGGCGCAGCTGAAGCCCGCGGCGGCGTTCGCCGACCTCGACTCGCCGGGCGACTGGTGGGGCAAGTCGGTGGCCACGCTCGTCCTCGACTTCTTCCAGCGGCTGCTGTCCGCGGTCAAGGCCAAGGGGCTCAAGCAGGAGACGGTGACCCGGATCCTCATCAACTACGCGCAGAACTCGCTGCACGGGCTCATGGCCAGGGACGTGCAcagatgcggcggcggcggcgccgcggaGGCTGACGCCGTCAAGAAGCAGCGCGCCGTCGTGGAGGCCATCGTGGGCCTGCTCCCGGCGCAGTCCAAGAAGAGCCCCGTGCCGATGGCCTTCCTCTCGGGGCTTCTCAAGACGGCGATGTCGGTGTCCGCGTCCAGCATCTGCAGGGCCGACCTGGAGAAGCGGATTGGCATGCAGCTGGACCAGGCCATCCTGGAGGACATACTCATCGCCGCCGGCTCGGGCGCGGCCACGCCGGCCGGGCACGGGCAGCAGCACGCGCTGTACGACACGGACGTGGTGGCGCGCATCTTCTCGGTGTTCCTCAACCTCGACGACGACCACAACGAGGAGGACGCCGGGTTCGACTACGACAGCCCGCGGTCGCCTAAGCAGAGCCTCCTGGTGAAGGCCGCCAAGCTGCTGGACAGCTACCTCGCGGAGGTGGCGCTCGACTCCAACATCCTCCTGTCCAAGTTCATCTCCCTCGCCGAGCTGCTCCCGAACCACGCTCGTGTCGTCACCGACGGCCTCTACCGCGCCGTCGACATCTTCCTCAAG GTGCACCCGAACATCAAGGAGGCGGAGCGGTACCGGCTGTGCAAGGCGATCGACTGCCAGCGTCTGACGCCTGACGCGTGCAGCCACGCGGCGCAGAACGAGCGGCTCCCGGTGCAGATGGCGGTGCAGGTGCTCTACTTTGAGCAGCTGCGGCTGCGGAGCGCGATCCAGTACGGGGGCGGCAGCATGGGCGGGCACGACGCGGCGCTCTTCTTCGGGTGCGCCGAGGCCGCCACGTCGGTGCAGGGCAGCGTGAACATGCGCTCAGGCAGCGGCGTGGGCAGCGGCGCCATGTCGCCGCGGGACAACTACGCGTCGGTGCGGCGGGAGAACCGGGAGCTCAAGCTGGAGGTGGCGCGGATGCGGATGCGGCTCACGGACCTAGAGAAGGACCACGTGAGCATGAAGCAGGAGCTGGTGCGGGTCGGCCCCGCCAACCGCCTGCTCCGGGGCTTCGCGCGCAGCCTCAGCAGGCTCTTCCGCATGCGCCCCGCCGCCGAGCCCGGGCTGCAGCAGCTCGGCGCCAAGGCCACCGCCGACGCCAAGGTGCTcttccagcgccgccgccgccactccaTCTCATGA
- the LOC136499301 gene encoding BTB/POZ domain-containing protein At1g03010-like isoform X1: MGVATVTELKQSISGKRTFRPSLINRHSNEWPPIDVSSDLTVEVGTSSFALHKLFAQFPLVSRSGKIRRLVAEAKDAKPARLSLHGTPGGAPAFELAAKFCYGVHVDMTVANVAMLHCAAHYLQITDDFSDKSLELRAESFLRDAVLPSIASSVAVLRSCEALLPAAEDVGLVPRLIAAIASNVCKEQLTSGLSKLDQCAAQLKPAAAFADLDSPGDWWGKSVATLVLDFFQRLLSAVKAKGLKQETVTRILINYAQNSLHGLMARDVHRCGGGGAAEADAVKKQRAVVEAIVGLLPAQSKKSPVPMAFLSGLLKTAMSVSASSICRADLEKRIGMQLDQAILEDILIAAGSGAATPAGHGQQHALYDTDVVARIFSVFLNLDDDHNEEDAGFDYDSPRSPKQSLLVKAAKLLDSYLAEVALDSNILLSKFISLAELLPNHARVVTDGLYRAVDIFLKVHPNIKEAERYRLCKAIDCQRLTPDACSHAAQNERLPVQMAVQVLYFEQLRLRSAIQYGGGSMGGHDAALFFGCAEAATSVQGSVNMRSGSGVGSGAMSPRDNYASVRRENRELKLEVARMRMRLTDLEKDHVSMKQELVRVGPANRLLRGFARSLSRLFRMRPAAEPGLQQLGAKATADAKVLFQRRRRHSIS, from the exons ATGGGCGTGGCGACGGTGACAGAGCTGAAGCAGAGCATCTCCGGGAAGAGGACATTCCGGCCGAGCCTCATCAACCGCCACTCCAATGAGTG GCCTCCGATTGACGTCTCCAGCGACCTCACCGTCGAGGTCGGCACCTCCAGCTTCGCGCTCCACAAG CTGTTCGCGCAGTTCCCGCTGGTGTCCCGGAGCGGCAAGATCCGGCGGCTCGTCGCGGAGGCCAAGGACGCGAAGCCGGCGCGGCTCAGCCTGCACGGCACCCCGGGGGGCGCGCCGGCGTTCGAGCTCGCCGCCAAGTTCTGCTACGGCGTCCACGTGGACATGACGGTCGCCAACGTCGCCATGCTGCACTGCGCCGCGCACTACCTGCAGATCACCGACGACTTCTCCGACAAGAGCCTGGAGCTCCGCGCCGAGTCCTTCCTCCGCGACGCCGTGCTCCCCAGCATCGCCAGCTCCGTTGCCGTGCTCCGCAGCTGCGAGGCGCTGCTCCCGGCCGCCGAGGACGTCGGCCTCGTGCCCCGCCTCATCGCCGCCATCGCCAGCAACGTGTGCAAGGAGCAGCTCACGTCGGGGCTGTCCAAGCTGGACCAGTGCGCGGCGCAGCTGAAGCCCGCGGCGGCGTTCGCCGACCTCGACTCGCCGGGCGACTGGTGGGGCAAGTCGGTGGCCACGCTCGTCCTCGACTTCTTCCAGCGGCTGCTGTCCGCGGTCAAGGCCAAGGGGCTCAAGCAGGAGACGGTGACCCGGATCCTCATCAACTACGCGCAGAACTCGCTGCACGGGCTCATGGCCAGGGACGTGCAcagatgcggcggcggcggcgccgcggaGGCTGACGCCGTCAAGAAGCAGCGCGCCGTCGTGGAGGCCATCGTGGGCCTGCTCCCGGCGCAGTCCAAGAAGAGCCCCGTGCCGATGGCCTTCCTCTCGGGGCTTCTCAAGACGGCGATGTCGGTGTCCGCGTCCAGCATCTGCAGGGCCGACCTGGAGAAGCGGATTGGCATGCAGCTGGACCAGGCCATCCTGGAGGACATACTCATCGCCGCCGGCTCGGGCGCGGCCACGCCGGCCGGGCACGGGCAGCAGCACGCGCTGTACGACACGGACGTGGTGGCGCGCATCTTCTCGGTGTTCCTCAACCTCGACGACGACCACAACGAGGAGGACGCCGGGTTCGACTACGACAGCCCGCGGTCGCCTAAGCAGAGCCTCCTGGTGAAGGCCGCCAAGCTGCTGGACAGCTACCTCGCGGAGGTGGCGCTCGACTCCAACATCCTCCTGTCCAAGTTCATCTCCCTCGCCGAGCTGCTCCCGAACCACGCTCGTGTCGTCACCGACGGCCTCTACCGCGCCGTCGACATCTTCCTCAAG GTGCACCCGAACATCAAGGAGGCGGAGCGGTACCGGCTGTGCAAGGCGATCGACTGCCAGCGTCTGACGCCTGACGCGTGCAGCCACGCGGCGCAGAACGAGCGGCTCCCGGTGCAGATGGCGGTGCAGGTGCTCTACTTTGAGCAGCTGCGGCTGCGGAGCGCGATCCAGTACGGGGGCGGCAGCATGGGCGGGCACGACGCGGCGCTCTTCTTCGGGTGCGCCGAGGCCGCCACGTCGGTGCAGGGCAGCGTGAACATGCGCTCAGGCAGCGGCGTGGGCAGCGGCGCCATGTCGCCGCGGGACAACTACGCGTCGGTGCGGCGGGAGAACCGGGAGCTCAAGCTGGAGGTGGCGCGGATGCGGATGCGGCTCACGGACCTAGAGAAGGACCACGTGAGCATGAAGCAGGAGCTGGTGCGGGTCGGCCCCGCCAACCGCCTGCTCCGGGGCTTCGCGCGCAGCCTCAGCAGGCTCTTCCGCATGCGCCCCGCCGCCGAGCCCGGGCTGCAGCAGCTCGGCGCCAAGGCCACCGCCGACGCCAAGGTGCTcttccagcgccgccgccgccactccaTCTCATGA